The following proteins are encoded in a genomic region of Brachypodium distachyon strain Bd21 chromosome 1, Brachypodium_distachyon_v3.0, whole genome shotgun sequence:
- the LOC100834855 gene encoding uncharacterized protein LOC100834855, with the protein MPPLAAADAFLVLEFVAGNRLVPPPAFAALLASLPSVSPHTSPRLRRGIALRALDAVFSLSDADAAILLRKARAVLADPDLASCFPDRLTLPVARDDEAAVVDLKRLVDVEWADLPPSTLEIAADRIAGDGALHTWADADQDTRKKLRLLVGESMELDILGKLGQGPSKVGADEADLTRESGKSGHAQEGCSTPHQQDPAKTTTDAPKLVTSATIKGKDKATSSYVTGLVAPDNHKTHPVTGSKRGLMERNRTATVYEWDDSGDSDHERVPHKRQLPTYKKKPEPSFPHKSRKKWSEMQEKSLMEGVEKYGKGNWKEIKIAYPDVFEDRSTVDMKDKFRNMERH; encoded by the exons ATGCCgcccctggccgccgccgacgccttcCTCGTTCTCGAGTTCGTCGCCGGCAATCGCCTCGTGCCTCCTCCTGCCTTTGCCGCCCTCCTCGCCTCTCTCCCATCAGTATCCCCGCACACCTCCCCGCGCCTACGCAGAGGCATCGCGCTCCGCGCCCTAGATGCCGTCTTCTCGCtctccgacgccgacgccgccatcctcctccgcaAGGCGCGGGCCGTCCTCGCCGACCCTGACCTCGCGTCCTGCTTCCCCGACCGCCTCACTCTGCCCGTCGCCCGAGATGACGAGGCTGCGGTGGTCGACCTCAAGCGCCTCGTCGATGTCGAGTGGGCggatctccctccctccacccTTGAGATTGCGGCCGACCGGATTGCTGGCGACGGAGCCCTCCATACGTGGGCCGACGCCGACCAAGACACGCGTAAAAAGCTTCGCCTGCTCG TAGGGGAGTCCATGGAGCTTGACATCTTAGGCAAGCTTGGACAAGGTCCATCTAAGGTTGGTGCCGATGAAGCTGACCTTACCAGGGAAAGCGGCAAATCTGGCCATGCTCAAGAGGGTTGCAGCACTCCACATCAACAAGACCCagcaaaaacaacaacagatgCTCCAAAGTTGGTAACAAGTGCAACAATCAAAGGCAAAGATAAAGCTACATCTTCTTATGTAACTGGGCTGGTTGCCCCTGACAATCACAAGACCCATCCAGTAACAGGTTCTAAGCGTGGTCTTATGGAGAGGAATCGTACTGCAACTGTTTATGAG TGGGATGATTCGGGTGACTCTGACCATGAAAGGGTACCGCACAAGCGTCAGTTACCCACTTATAAAAAGAAACCCGAACCTTCATTTCCACACAAGTCAAGAAAGAAGTGGAGCGAGATGCAGGAAAAATCCTTGATGGAAGGGGTTGAAAA GTATGGCAAAGGCAATTGGAAAGAAATCAAAATTGCTTACCCTGATGTGTTTGAAGATAGATCAACA GTCGATATGAAGGACAAGTTCAGAAATATGGAGAGGCACTGA